Proteins encoded by one window of Panicum virgatum strain AP13 chromosome 7N, P.virgatum_v5, whole genome shotgun sequence:
- the LOC120683918 gene encoding protein YABBY 5-like — protein MMSSVPVPEMFAVDQHPYLAPQQPAAVEQEQLCYVHCKCCDTILAVGVPCSSLFKTVTVRCGHCGNLLSVNLRGLLLPTAAAATNQLPFGGGQQQALLSPTSPHGLLDEMVPPFQQAPSLPSAEPASACVSTITSINNSCGGGNNAPVMSFMAPPPQVKPAPQEPQLLPKSTASGNKSSEKRQRVPSAYNRFIKDEIQRIKASNPDITHREAFSAAAKNWAHFPQIHFGLMPDQGLKKTSIQSQEGGEYMLFKDGLYAAAAAAAAAAAASTMGIAPF, from the exons ATGATGTCGtcggtgccggtgccggagaTGTTCGCCGTGGACCAGCACCCGTACCTCGCGCcgcagcagccggcggcggtggagcaggAGCAGCTCTGCTACGTGCACTGCAAGTGCTGCGACACCATCCTCGCG GTGGGCGTGCCGTGCAGCAGCCTGTTCAAGACGGTCACCGTGCGGTGCGGCCACTGCGGCAACTTGCTCTCCGTCAACCTCCGGGGCCTCCTGCTGCCGACGGCGGCAGCCGCCACCAACCAGCTCCCCttcggcggcggccagcagcagGCTCTCCTCTCCCCCACCTCCCCGCACGGCCTACTT GACGAGATGGTGCCGCCGTTCCAACAAGCGCCGAGCCTGCCGAGTGCTGAACCGGCGAGCGCCTGCGTGAGCACCATCACCAGCATCAACaacagctgcggcggcggcaacaacGCGCCGGTCATGTCGttcatggcgccgccgccgcaggtgaaaCCTGCACCGCAGGAGCCGCAGCTGCTGCCCAAGAGCACGGCGTCAGGGAATAAAT CTTCAGAGAAGCGGCAGAGAGTTCCTTCTGCATACAACCGATTCATCAA AGATGAGATCCAGCGCATCAAGGCCAGCAATCCGGACATCACCCACAGGGAGGCTTTCAGCGCAGCTGCCAAGAAT TGGGCCCATTTCCCACAGATCCATTTCGGTCTCATGCCGGATCAGGGCCTGAAGAAGACCTCTATCCAAAGTCAG GAGGGAGGTGAATACATGCTTTTCAAGGATGGTCTCTAtgcagctgcggcggcagcggcagccgccgccgcagcatctACCATGGGCATTGCTCCCTTTTGA
- the LOC120683699 gene encoding uncharacterized protein LOC120683699: MHVIHLYPSIKKVLFRVGKEGKGVEAFGAQTMLRVFTSFEFVFLLHMMNEIFGYTNDLCNALQKREQDIVNAMDLLELTKVELDVLRRDAGWEEFLKNVTSFCEKHKVKVVDMDGKYIPIQRSAKFYRGATNYHRFHADMFLGVIDRQLQELNSRFDEVNTELLRCMAAFNPANSFSAFDNEKLVKLAGFYPHDFDFQERNQLRFQLRNYINDVRNDENFKNLRSLADLSMMLVKRDMVSRYDIVYKLLKLVLVLPVATAGVERIFSAMNTIKNKLRSKMGQDFLNNCLITFIEREFFLQAKDEDIINYFQAMKDRKVIL; this comes from the coding sequence ATGCATGTGATTCATTTGTATCCTTCAATCAAGAAAGTGCTTTTTAGAGTTGGGAAAGAAGGTAAAGGGGTTGAGGCATTTGGAGCTCAAACTATGCTCAGAGTATTTACCTCATTTGAGTTTGTTTTTCTGCTCCACATGATGAATGAAATATTTGGATACACAAATGACTTATGCAATGCTTTGCAAAAGAGGGAGCAAGATATTGTAAATGCAATGGATCTTCTTGAGCTCACAAAGGTGGAATTGGATGTTTTGAGAAGAGATGCTGGATGGGAAGAATTTCTTAAGAATGTCACTTCTTTCTGTGAGAAGCACAAAGTTAAAGTTgttgatatggatggaaagtatATTCCTATTCAAAGATCAGCTAAGTTCTATAGAGGTGCCACAAATTATCACAGGTTTCATGCTGATATGTTTTTGGGTGTCATTGATAGGCAACTTCAGGAACTGAATAGCAGGTTTGATGAGGTAAACACAGAGCTACTTAGATGTATGGCAGCATTCAATCCAGCTAATTCTTTTTCTGCCTTTGATAATGAGAAGTTGGTTAAGCTTGCTGGGTTCTATCCTCATGACTTTGATTTTCAAGAGAGGAACCAACTTCGTTTTCAACTACGCAACTATATTAATGATGTGAGGAATGATGAGAACTTCAAAAATTTGAGGAGTCTAGCAGACTTGTCTATGATGCTAGTTAAAAGAGATATGGTTTCTCGGTATGACATTGTGTACAAACTTCTCAAATTGGTTCTAGTTCTTCCTGTTGCAACTGCTGGTGTTGAGAGGATTTTTTCTGCAATGAACACTATAAAAAACAAGTTAAGAAGCAAGATGGGACAGGATTTTCTGAATAATTGTTTGATCACATTCATTGAAAGGGAATTCTTCTTGCAAGCGAAGGATGAGGACATCATCAATTATTTTCAAGCTATGAAGGACCGAAAAGTCATCTTGTAA